A genomic window from Streptomyces sp. HUAS YS2 includes:
- a CDS encoding MFS transporter produces MSDEPKTLDPAPATTRSSTPSPAPAAPAASTGSGPGPWVARLVVVGLALAALNLRPAITSLGALLEEVREGLHMSGSVAGVLTSVPPLCFAIFGITAPRLARRFGPAAVVGAGMAAIFAGLAIRPFASGTAGFLAASALALMGIAVSNVLMPVIVKRYFPDRMGTMTGLYSMALALGTSLAAAATVPMTEALGGSWRTGLGVWAVLAALAVLPWLPLLRDRDRDRAGKSRAADAGTAAPPAEPAPAEPPVRITRSRTAWALGVFFGLQATGAYITMGWMPQIFRDAGVPASTAGVLLAVTMVMGVPLAFVIPRLATRMRNQGPIVVALGLCGVTGYLGLFFAPAAGAWAWAVLLGVSNCSFPLALTMIGMRSRTGAGVVRLSAFAQSVGYLISIPGPLVVGVLYQHSGGWDLPLALMAGLLIPQMIVGTLAGRDRTVEDEL; encoded by the coding sequence GGACCCGGCCCCTGGGTCGCCCGGCTCGTCGTCGTCGGACTCGCCCTCGCCGCGCTCAACCTCCGCCCCGCCATCACCAGCCTCGGCGCCCTCCTCGAAGAGGTCCGCGAGGGGCTGCACATGAGCGGCAGCGTCGCCGGCGTCCTCACCTCCGTGCCCCCGCTCTGCTTCGCGATCTTCGGCATCACCGCCCCGCGCCTGGCCCGCCGCTTCGGCCCCGCCGCCGTCGTCGGCGCCGGCATGGCGGCGATCTTCGCCGGACTCGCGATCCGCCCCTTCGCCTCCGGCACCGCCGGCTTCCTCGCCGCCAGCGCGCTCGCCCTCATGGGCATCGCCGTGAGCAACGTCCTGATGCCCGTCATCGTCAAGCGGTACTTCCCCGACCGCATGGGCACCATGACCGGCCTCTACTCCATGGCCCTCGCGCTCGGCACCTCCCTCGCCGCCGCCGCGACCGTCCCCATGACCGAGGCACTCGGCGGCAGTTGGCGCACCGGCCTCGGCGTCTGGGCCGTGCTCGCCGCGCTCGCCGTCCTGCCGTGGCTCCCGCTGCTCCGCGACCGGGACCGCGACCGAGCCGGCAAGAGCCGCGCGGCGGACGCCGGTACGGCCGCCCCGCCGGCCGAACCCGCTCCGGCCGAGCCCCCCGTACGCATCACCCGTAGCCGCACCGCCTGGGCCCTCGGCGTCTTCTTCGGCCTCCAGGCCACCGGCGCGTACATCACCATGGGCTGGATGCCGCAGATCTTCCGCGACGCCGGCGTCCCCGCCTCCACGGCCGGTGTGCTGCTCGCCGTCACGATGGTCATGGGCGTCCCGCTCGCCTTCGTCATCCCGCGCCTCGCGACCCGGATGCGCAACCAGGGCCCGATCGTCGTCGCCCTCGGACTGTGCGGCGTCACCGGCTACCTCGGCCTCTTCTTCGCCCCCGCCGCCGGCGCCTGGGCCTGGGCCGTGCTGCTCGGCGTCTCCAACTGCTCCTTCCCGCTCGCCCTCACCATGATCGGCATGCGCTCGCGCACCGGCGCCGGGGTCGTCCGGCTCTCCGCCTTCGCGCAGAGCGTCGGCTACCTGATCTCCATCCCCGGACCGCTCGTCGTCGGCGTCCTCTACCAGCACAGCGGCGGCTGGGACCTCCCGCTCGCGCTGATGGCGGGCCTGCTGATCCCGCAGATGATCGTGGGCACCCTCGCCGGACGGGACCGGACGGTCGAGGACGAACTCTGA
- a CDS encoding SGM_5486 family transporter-associated protein, with translation MPVLDPNPQNGQKKLLLVLGAMLGISVVIAVIATIASP, from the coding sequence ATGCCAGTGCTCGACCCGAACCCCCAGAACGGCCAGAAGAAGCTCCTGCTCGTGCTCGGCGCGATGCTCGGAATCTCGGTCGTGATCGCCGTCATCGCCACGATCGCCTCGCCCTGA
- a CDS encoding SixA phosphatase family protein has product MSVETPRKIVLLRHAKADWPDVSDHDRPLADRGRKDAPVAGRQLAGTGIAFDLALCSTAARTRETWKLAVQELPHRPRTVYEERMYEASLGELIALVNETSDEVGSLLLIGHNPGMHALADALAGEAEGDLLPRMNRTGFPTAAFATLEFNGSWKSVEHGVGRLTDFWTPHA; this is encoded by the coding sequence ATGAGCGTCGAGACACCCCGCAAGATCGTGTTGCTCCGCCACGCGAAGGCCGACTGGCCCGACGTGTCCGACCACGATCGTCCGCTGGCCGACCGCGGTCGCAAGGACGCCCCCGTGGCCGGCCGGCAGCTCGCCGGGACCGGCATCGCCTTCGACCTGGCCCTCTGCTCGACCGCCGCCCGGACCCGCGAGACCTGGAAGCTGGCGGTGCAGGAGCTGCCGCACCGCCCCAGGACGGTGTACGAGGAGCGGATGTACGAGGCCTCCCTCGGCGAGCTGATCGCCCTGGTCAACGAGACCTCCGACGAGGTCGGCAGCCTGCTGCTGATCGGCCACAACCCCGGCATGCACGCGCTCGCGGACGCGCTGGCCGGCGAGGCCGAGGGCGATCTGCTGCCCCGGATGAACCGCACCGGCTTCCCGACGGCAGCCTTCGCGACGCTCGAGTTCAACGGCTCCTGGAAGTCCGTGGAGCACGGCGTCGGCCGGCTGACCGACTTCTGGACGCCGCACGCCTGA